One Helianthus annuus cultivar XRQ/B chromosome 12, HanXRQr2.0-SUNRISE, whole genome shotgun sequence genomic region harbors:
- the LOC110893320 gene encoding proline-rich protein 36-like has translation MAVVSDDEIATDPEPFALPEFGDDIPLADGLPGEDLLLVQIPAPFPLAAFPLEDLPLDAMSNDDNDLFIEVPPEGAQDDGVPVADVIAVLLIERYPTDSDSDTAMSAAPVPPQDFEFEDEFDPVFPHDFDPEHEIEFVPDEQPFEAPVIPDDQLFDIPADLEFAPANPEPEIAPEPIPAHDPLPEHDLAPVDIAVAAPPLPDPIPVLVDRAPFAAQVDPRYAHTRNGWIEDDSDFPPFVRPVTPPPAPTHAPIDIAPFHPHESDIHCTDLPITFLQDIPPPRPGEGPSSQQPSHIPHVSAAFPFMPPVAPATHTAPFVSTPLGEPLIWFPPNTMPVSDPYHPFHIGYSRDELLLTLQLQQEMLCRRVMELERIPRPPPCPCQSPFVAPRPPLLPYPDFDVCFLTMEQQVSYLLRIVHALEEGLAHLRRLLFIPPPLPPPPSA, from the exons ATGGCCGTAGTCTCGGATGACGAGATAGCCACAGACCCTGAG CCGTTTGCTTTACCAGAGTTTGGAGATGATATACCACTAGCTGATGGTCTTCCTGGCGAGGATCTACTTCTTGTTCAGATCCCTGCTCCTTTTCCTCTTGCTGCATTTCCTCTTGAGGATCTGCCTCTTGATGCTATGTCTAACGATGACAACGATCTGTTTATTGAGGTTCCCCCTGAGGGTGCCCAGGACGATGGAGTTCCAGTCGCCGATGTCATTGCTGTTCTGCTTATCGAG CGTTATCCCACCGATTCTGATTCTGACACCGCTATGTCTGCTGCACCTGTTCCTCCACAGGACTTCGAGTTTGAGGATGAGTTTGATCCTGTCTTTCCACACGACTTTGACCCTGAGCATGAGATTGAGTTTGTCCCTGACGAGCAGCCTTTTGAGGCACCTGTCATTCCTGACGATCAGCTCTTTGACATACCCGCTGATCTTGAGTTTGCTCCAGCCAACCCTGAGCCTGAGATTGCACCCGAGCCTATACCTGCTCACGACCCTTTGCCTGAGCATGACCTTGCACCCGTTGACATTGCAGTTGCTGCACCACCTTTACCTGACCCGATCCCTGTACTTGTTGATCGTGCTCCGTTTGCTGCCCAGGTTGACCCCAGATATGCACACACTCGCAATGGGTGGATCGAGGACGACAGTGACTTCCCTCCTTTTGTCAGACCTGTTACTCCCCCACCTGCACCTACGCATGCACCCATTGATATCGCCCCGTTTCACCCGCATGAGTCTGACATTCACTGCACAGATCTACCGATCACGTTCTTACAGGATATCCCTcctccccgtccaggggaaggaccATCGAGTCAGCAGCCCAGTCATATACCTCATGTGTCAGCAGCCTTTCCTTTCATGCCACCGGTTGCACCTGCTACACACACTGCTCCTTTTGTTTCTACACCATTGGGCGAGCCACTTATTTGGTTTCCGCCCAACACGATGCCTGTGTCTGATCCATACCATCCTTTCCACATTGGATACTCGAGGGATGAGTTGCTTTTGACGCTGCAGCTCCAGCAGGAGATGCTGTGTAGGAGAGTCATGGAGTTAGAGAGGATCCCGCGTCCTCCGCCTTGTCCTTGTCAGTCACCATTTGTGGCTCCGCGTCCTCCTCTCCTGCCATACCCAGATTTTGATGTCTGTTTTCTTACTATGGAGCAGCAGGTTAGCTATCTGTTGCGTATCGTTCATGCACTTGAGGAGGGTTTAGCGCATTTGCGCAGGTTGCTTTTCATTCCTCCACCTCTTCCACCTCCACCATCAGCATAG